atatatatatgtgcattgttatgccttctttatttgtcaattgcccaactgtaatttgttcacccaacatctgtttatcttatgggagagacaccactagtgaactgtggaccccggtcctattctttacatctgaaatacaatctactgcaattgttctttactgttcttcgcaaacaatcatcatccacactatacatctaatcctttgtttacagcaagccggtgagattgacaacctcactgttacgttggggcaaagtactgtgattgtgttgtgcaggttccacgttggcgccggaatcactggtgttacgccgcactacactccgccaccaacaaccttcaatgtgcttcttggctcctactggttcgttaaaccttggtttctttctgagggaaaacttactgctgtgcacatcacaccttcctcttggggttcccaacggacgtgtgtctcacgcgcatcaattatcaatctatcatatatgttgtttatgttcttgcatgctctccgttgctagtagaggctctggccaagttgatacttgtaactccaagagggagtatttatgctcgatagtgggttcatgcctccattgaatgcaggacgatgtgacgaaaagttctaaggttgtggatgtgctgttgccactagggataaaacatcaatgctttatctaaggatatttgtgttgattacattacgcaccatacttaatgcaattgtctattgtttgcaacttaataccggaaggggttcggatgataacctgaaagtggactttttaggcatagatgcatgctggatagcggtctatgtaccttgtcgtaatgccctgattaaatctcatagtactcatcatgatatatgtatgtgcattgttatgccttctttatttgtcaattgcccaactgtaatttgttcacccaacatgctatttatcttatgggagagacaccactagtgaactgtggaccccggtccattctttacatctgaaatacaatctactgcaattgttctttactgttcttcgcaaacaaacatcatcttccacactatacggttaatcctttgttttcagcaagccggtgagattgacaacctcactgttacgttggggcaaagtactttgattgtgttgtccaggttccacgttggcgccggaatccctggtgttgcgccgcactacactccgtcaccaacaaccttcacgtgttccttgactcctactggttcgataaccttggtttcttactgagggaaaacttgctactgtatgcatcacaccttcctcttggggttcccaacggacgtgtgttaactgcacgcatcaatgggcattacaacataatacatagaccgtaatccaactgcgtctatcactaaaaatccaccttcaggttagcgttcgcaccccttccagtataaagttgcaagcaacagactatcacattaagcaatgtgtgtaaagtaaacaataaaattacccttggataaaacattgttgttttctccctagtagcaacaacacatgtaCAATGTTaaaagttataaagtcactctcccagaaaactagaggcatgaacctactatcgagcataaataccccctcttggagtcacaagtgtccacttggcatgagtttctactagcaacggagagcatgcaagatcacaaataagatacgacatgaatatataatctatctcaacatagtatacaatattcatcggatcctagcaaacaaaacatataggattacataaagatgatcttgatcatgtagggcagctcacaagatcgatacttgaagcacaaagtggataagacaaccatctagctactgctatagacccatagtctagggatgaactagtcacacatcacttcggaggcgggcatggcgatgtagatgcctccggcgatgatttccccctctggaAGGGTGctaggaagagcttcagaacacccgagatgggttttgcgatggcggccgtgatggaaattttcgtggatggaggttcGGGTATCcaaggttttcccgagaagatgtataaataggcggaggatttaggtcggtggggcgcctggtgggcccagacctaccctaggcgcgagCCAGGTCTAGGCcgcacctaggggtggtctggccgacCTGCTGCGCCTCTTTGACCCCCCCCCCCTTctgacttcgtcttcgtttcggtaaaatattgactttggcttttgtttcgtccaattccgagaatatttcctgtataacttttttgaaatacaaaaagagtagaaaacagagaatttggcccatgtAGCTGGGTAAGGAGAACAATAATGCTTGGCCCATTTAGGAAGTTAGCAAAATAACAGGGGGAAACAGCCCAAACgaacaccgaaatgagcaagtttAACTAGACAACGAGGTTGTTACGATCCATATACGGAGTACTGTACTAGTATACTAGTACTAGTATAATAACAATCTCAATTTAGGAAGGCATCAATTGGTTGCTATGCTGTTATGATATGGCAAAATATAGACGCGTACATACACACAGAGGATTAATCACGTCCAGCCAGGGGTCCAGCTATACACATCCAATCTGCAGAATCCGCAGATTCCGAAACGGTACCACCCGTAATCCAAAGGGATCCCGGCCACCACACAAGATTCACTGCGGGCGGGCCCCGGACTCCAGCCAGAGGCAAGAGATCGAAGCCATCGTTGCCACGCCTCCGGGATCCACACGATTTTCGCGAAACAAAATCGGAACCTCCGCTCGCTCCTATAAATCCGACGCCACCGGCTCCCCGTGCTCCTCCACGCCACACCACCAGAATTCCAATCTCCCAACGCAGCTGAACAAACCCCCCAGATTTCCAGGGCCTTGCGTTTCGGCGCGCGCCGGCAACATGTCGTCGACGTGCGCGGCGGACCTCGCGCCGCTGCTGGGGCCGGCGGCGATCAACGCCACCGAGTACCTCTGCAACCGGTTCGCGGACACCACTTCGGCGGTCGACACCACCTACCTGCTCTTCTCCGCCTACCTCGTCTTCGCCATGCAGCTCGGCTTCGCCATGCTCTGCGCCGGCTCCGTCCGGGCCAAGAACACCATGAACATCATGCTCACCAACGTCCtcgacgccgccgccggcgcgctCTTCTACTACCTCTTCGGCTTCGCCTTCGCCTTCGGGACGCCCTCCAACGGCTTCATCGGCAAGCACTTCTTCGGCCTCAAGGACATACCCGAGACCGGCTTCGACTACAGCTTCTTCCTCTACCAGTGGGCcttcgccatcgccgccgccggcaTCACGTCCGGCTCCATCGCCGAGCGGACGCAGTTCGTCGCCTACCTCATCTACTCGGCCTTCCTCACCGGCTTCGTGTACCCCGTGGTGTCCCACTGGATCTGGTCCGCTGACGGGTGGGCCTCCGCCAGCCGCACCTCCGGCCCTCTGCTCTTCAAGTCCGGCGTCATCGACTTCGCCGGCTCCGGCGTCGTGCACATGGTCGGCGGCATCGCCGGCTTCTGGGGCGCCTTCGTCGAGGGACCGCGCATCGGCCGCTTCGACCACGCCGGCCGCTCTGTCGCCCTCAAGGGACACAGCGCATCGCTCGTCGTGCTCGGGACCTTCTTGCTCTGGTTCGGATGGTACGGGTTCAACCCGGGCTCCTTCTTCACGATCCTCAAGTCGTACGGCCCGGCCGGGAGCATCAACGGGCAGTGGTCGGCCGTGGGCCGCACCGCCGTGACGACCACGCTGGCAGGCAGCGTGGCGGCGCTCACCACTCTGTTCGGGAAACGCCTACAAACAGGGCACTGGAACGTGGTGGACGTCTGCAACGGCCTGCTCGGCGGGTTCGCCGCCATCACCTCCGGCTGCAGCGTGGTGGACCCGTGGGCGGCCGTCATCTGCGGCTTCGTGTCGGCGTGGGTGCTCATGGGCCTGAACGCGCTCGCCGCCCGCCTCAAGTACGACGACCCGCTCGAGGCGGCGCAGCTCCACGGCGGCTGCGGCGCGTGGGGGATCATCTTCACGGCACTCTTCGCCAAGAAGCAGTACGTGGAGCAGATCTACGCCCCCGGGAGGCCGTACGGGCTCttcatgggcggcggcggccggctccTCGGCGCGCACGTCGTGCAGATCCTGGTGATCGCCGGCTTCGTGTCGTGCACCATGGGCCCGCTCTTCTACGGGCTCATGAAGCTCGGCCTGCTCCGCATCTCGGCCGAGGACGAGACGGCCGGCATGGACATGACCCGCCACGGCGGATTCGCCTACGTCTaccacgacgacgacgaccacgACAAGTCGGTTGGTGGCTTCATGCTCAGGTCGGCGCAGACCCGCGTcgagccggcggcggcggccaacagCCAGGTGTAAAACCGATCAGAACTCTAGCTCTAGAGCGATACGATTCTTAAGAAGAAATTTAGTGCTGGCCTTTATGTTCTCGCACGCGTCAAATGTGATCGATCAGATTATTATTTTTTGAAGTACTGCTTGGGCCTTATGCTCTGCTGCTTTCCAGGATTGTTGTAAAATCATCACAGTAGAACGCGGTTAAATTACTTCTACTAGTAGTTTTTTCTCTTTCGTTTTATTTATTTCTGGGTTTTCTCTCGTGTACATATTATGCGTGTGGATGGAATCTGCAGGGTAGGGATTTTTCTTGGCTATATATGGTCAATTATTGTGGTGGAATTTTGTGATCATCAGGGTGTGGTCAAGATAGGTGGCTGTTGAACCGTTCCATTTGTGGGGAGTTTGTCCTCTCATACCGTCAGGGCTATTCTATCAAAACTTTGGCACGTTTCCTGATTTTTGTGGTGTTTATTTTATATATATGTCGTGCTATATTGGTCATATTTATTGTACTCACTCCCGTCTATAAGAATTGACGCTGATTTAGTATAAAATTTAATGAAGAAAGGAGGGAGTAATAATATTTTTGAGTGCTGTCGTCTTTTAAATAGAAAGATGACGGTGAGGATGTTTTTTTAAAGGAACGGTGAGGATGTTAAGAAACTTACTCTATGCTCTATGGCCTATGGATATGAACTATGAAGACACTTGTTTGCATATGCCACCACACAAGATTATAAACTACGCCTAGTCTCGAAGGAAGACCCCGTGCACCTTGACTATAGCTTCGCAGTGACAACCTTGATCGAATGTGTAGGATAGGTGGGAGGTGGTGACAAACAACGATCAATCCTGAAAGACCACTCTTTCGTCTAAGGATGCCTAACCGCCGCAACTTCAACCAATCCATACAGACAGGTCTTGCAACAACTAGCAGTAACTGGCTGCTTACCTTCCCGTTAAGTTTGTAGACCTGTAAGGCTGgccatagtggtaagtatcatgttgtagtatcatgcatatgatacttgtgtaTGGTATTATCTCTATAGTGGTTAGTATCATGAAGTAGCATCATagttatgctatatttattactttttagaatctcaatgcaaatctgGACACAAGATTTATttgcattaacttttctcgtgacatgcactatgatacagtatccacctatgttactactctaatctcctctctcctccttaattagctgccatATCAGcaattttgtgggaccaatgtgtatgatactagcactatggccagcctaaaGCTGGAGCAACTAAGCAATATTATAAGTACACTTGTAAGCTCTTTTGACGCTTACACGTAGCTGAAAAATGTGGCCCAGAGTTCCGGAACAGGCTACAGGTCTGACCAGAAAATGTTGTCTGTACACTTGTAACTTTTCTATATCGACCTAGTACACCAAAGATAAATCCCAGTAGAAATACCACAAATCTCCCTAAGAGCACATCCATCACATGTTTCCCTGAGGTTCAGTTGGAGTGTATGAATTATGAAAATAAAATAGAGCAGTACATATATCTCTTTCACTAATGCTACCAAATAGTATGAGTAAGACGCTTGGAGTTCGAAAGAGATTGGAGAGTGTTCAGTTCACCTCACCAAGTTGCCTAGCCAGGACAACACAACACTAGCTACACACTCGCCTGCTGCAACCTTCCATAAACAACGCACTCCCATGCCACTGGGTGGATGGCAAGAAGAAAACAATACTGTCGTAGTGTCGCTCTATCAAGATTCTGTACGGCTGACGACCAAAGTTTGTGAATAAAACTCGAAATAAGCTTTAAAAAGTCCTTTGAAAAATAGGATAAAGCTGGCTAGCCAGTCTCCTTTACGACGATAAAGTAACACCCGCTGGAAGGTGATTTTCACATGCACAGTTGTGGAAGGTTCcttcggtttttttttttttgaattt
This region of Lolium perenne isolate Kyuss_39 chromosome 2, Kyuss_2.0, whole genome shotgun sequence genomic DNA includes:
- the LOC127335546 gene encoding ammonium transporter 1 member 1 — protein: MSSTCAADLAPLLGPAAINATEYLCNRFADTTSAVDTTYLLFSAYLVFAMQLGFAMLCAGSVRAKNTMNIMLTNVLDAAAGALFYYLFGFAFAFGTPSNGFIGKHFFGLKDIPETGFDYSFFLYQWAFAIAAAGITSGSIAERTQFVAYLIYSAFLTGFVYPVVSHWIWSADGWASASRTSGPLLFKSGVIDFAGSGVVHMVGGIAGFWGAFVEGPRIGRFDHAGRSVALKGHSASLVVLGTFLLWFGWYGFNPGSFFTILKSYGPAGSINGQWSAVGRTAVTTTLAGSVAALTTLFGKRLQTGHWNVVDVCNGLLGGFAAITSGCSVVDPWAAVICGFVSAWVLMGLNALAARLKYDDPLEAAQLHGGCGAWGIIFTALFAKKQYVEQIYAPGRPYGLFMGGGGRLLGAHVVQILVIAGFVSCTMGPLFYGLMKLGLLRISAEDETAGMDMTRHGGFAYVYHDDDDHDKSVGGFMLRSAQTRVEPAAAANSQV